From the genome of Sulfitobacter sp. D7, one region includes:
- a CDS encoding type II toxin-antitoxin system RelE/ParE family toxin — MTRLQTVVELPEFQRRAKAIMSDQEREAAINFIAANPEAGVSLGGGLRKVRIPREGSGKSGGFRTVYVFGGTHMPIFLITVFAKNEKANLSKTEQAAAVEMSKALVAKYGDAT; from the coding sequence ATGACGCGATTGCAGACAGTGGTCGAACTGCCCGAATTCCAAAGGCGCGCCAAGGCAATCATGTCGGACCAGGAGCGTGAGGCGGCGATCAACTTCATTGCCGCCAATCCGGAAGCGGGCGTCTCTCTTGGCGGCGGATTACGCAAAGTCCGCATCCCGAGAGAGGGGAGCGGCAAGAGTGGCGGCTTCAGGACGGTGTATGTCTTTGGCGGGACCCATATGCCGATCTTTCTGATCACGGTCTTCGCCAAGAATGAGAAAGCCAACCTGTCAAAGACCGAACAAGCTGCTGCGGTAGAGATGAGCAAGGCGCTTGTCGCGAAATATGGAGACGCAACATGA
- a CDS encoding DUF2493 domain-containing protein, with amino-acid sequence MPHQTDIQEETGVTSGILDHLALHGATPGPGETDHRPLPQPDEVELAMATLFDTTIGLLTGSQLEDNLEEMLWSLTSIFHRRLTHIQKLLDDNEFEVRESLGLQDGSEVASVELERLQMIGLKLWDHRDAFEQMRDLAVDHFSAATGSPWLPRTGSKVSHRGLTSAVVDSRAYLSAKRRKETEVHCPEGTRIAFSGGDYQAYDLIWSVLDATHAKYPDMVLLHGGTPKGAEMIAARWADTRGITQVVFKPDWKSHGKAAPFKRNDKMLETMPQGLIATPGSGITENIVDKARKLGIRIKRIGA; translated from the coding sequence ATGCCCCATCAGACAGACATCCAAGAGGAGACCGGCGTGACCTCCGGCATCCTCGACCACCTGGCACTTCACGGCGCAACACCGGGACCCGGCGAGACCGATCACCGCCCCCTGCCCCAGCCCGACGAAGTCGAACTCGCCATGGCGACCCTCTTTGACACCACCATCGGCCTCCTCACTGGCAGCCAGTTGGAAGACAATCTCGAAGAGATGCTCTGGTCCCTCACCTCGATCTTCCATCGTCGGCTCACCCATATCCAGAAGCTTCTCGACGACAACGAATTCGAGGTCAGGGAAAGCTTGGGGCTACAGGACGGCTCCGAGGTCGCCTCGGTCGAACTCGAGCGCCTCCAGATGATCGGGCTCAAGCTCTGGGACCATCGCGACGCCTTCGAGCAGATGCGCGATCTGGCCGTAGACCACTTCTCGGCCGCCACCGGTTCGCCCTGGCTCCCCCGCACCGGATCCAAGGTCTCACATCGCGGCCTCACCTCCGCCGTGGTGGACAGCCGGGCCTATCTCTCGGCCAAGCGTCGCAAGGAGACCGAGGTGCACTGCCCCGAAGGCACGCGGATCGCTTTCTCAGGCGGGGACTATCAGGCTTACGATCTGATATGGTCCGTCCTCGATGCCACCCATGCGAAATACCCCGACATGGTGCTGCTGCATGGTGGCACGCCCAAAGGCGCCGAGATGATCGCGGCCCGCTGGGCAGATACCCGTGGGATCACCCAGGTGGTCTTCAAGCCCGACTGGAAGAGCCACGGCAAGGCCGCCCCCTTCAAGCGCAACGACAAGATGCTCGAAACCATGCCACAGGGTCTGATTGCCACGCCCGGTTCGGGCATCACCGAGAACATCGTCGACAAGGCCCGCAAGCTCGGAATCCGCATCAAGAGGATCGGGGCTTAG
- a CDS encoding DUF7146 domain-containing protein, which yields MSARRSIADLSAALADRAESFCRQYFPEGRKQGNYWQVGDTSGAKGQSLAIRLQAQGERKAGSWQDFATGEYGDLIDLLQERLGSVTLKETLREARSFLGEAPCPAAPRDTQRAERPDAASAKRIARARKLFAAGKPVLGTPAATYLQGRGITRLGPALRYHPRVFLRQGEDDPDQPRRAPALLAKITDKRGQITGCARVYLDPSTDGLATIERPKRILGQLHGHAIRFWAGAGRSDLIVGEGLENTLSIGTALPEFDLASCLTATHLGLFIPSPGIQRIWIARDNDDAGRNASIRLRNQLEYRGISCGYLVPELGDFNDDLRTFGRDALRRSLLGAMKANGLEIEDG from the coding sequence ATGAGCGCGCGGCGCAGCATCGCAGACCTCTCGGCCGCTCTGGCAGACCGTGCCGAGAGTTTCTGCCGCCAGTATTTCCCCGAGGGTCGTAAGCAGGGCAATTATTGGCAGGTCGGCGACACGTCCGGTGCAAAGGGCCAAAGCCTCGCCATCCGTCTGCAAGCTCAAGGTGAGCGCAAGGCCGGATCCTGGCAAGATTTCGCGACGGGTGAATATGGCGATCTCATCGACCTGCTGCAGGAACGGCTTGGGTCGGTCACGCTCAAGGAGACGCTGAGGGAGGCCCGGTCCTTTCTCGGCGAGGCCCCCTGCCCTGCCGCACCTCGAGACACCCAAAGGGCTGAGCGCCCTGATGCAGCCTCCGCCAAACGCATCGCGCGGGCGCGGAAGCTCTTTGCCGCTGGCAAGCCGGTGCTTGGCACCCCGGCCGCCACCTATCTGCAGGGGCGCGGCATCACACGGCTTGGACCTGCCCTGCGCTATCACCCTCGAGTCTTCCTGCGGCAGGGCGAGGACGATCCCGATCAGCCGCGAAGGGCCCCTGCCCTGCTCGCAAAGATCACCGACAAACGGGGCCAGATCACCGGATGCGCGCGGGTCTATCTCGACCCGTCTACCGACGGGTTGGCCACGATCGAGAGACCCAAACGGATCCTTGGGCAGCTGCACGGCCATGCCATCCGCTTCTGGGCCGGCGCGGGTCGCTCGGATCTCATCGTCGGCGAAGGGCTCGAAAACACCCTCTCAATCGGAACGGCTCTCCCGGAGTTCGACCTCGCCTCCTGTCTCACCGCCACCCATCTCGGCCTCTTCATTCCATCGCCGGGGATTCAGCGCATCTGGATCGCGCGGGACAATGACGATGCCGGACGCAATGCATCCATAAGATTGCGTAACCAACTGGAATATCGAGGAATTTCCTGCGGTTATCTCGTCCCTGAACTGGGCGATTTCAACGATGATCTGCGGACATTTGGCAGAGATGCGCTGCGCCGGTCTCTGTTAGGGGCCATGAAGGCAAACGGTCTGGAGATCGAGGACGGATGA
- a CDS encoding strawberry notch-like NTP hydrolase domain-containing protein, which yields MNAHPHSVQLATEPEAPALPDAPRFAQNLMQAAKILVPVFEAGRSIDAAALRAAMEDACGASDTSGAWVWKDAYEAAEVAQILILSRYGALMQRQALSPQAFLTMIERFTALAPSHTRRSEDSIRLQQFSTPLPLAAIVAQAAGFRDDDLMLEPSTGTGMLAIFAKIAGARLALNELADTRRALLGQLFPDAAVSDHDAASIDDRLDRSITPSVVVMNPPFSAANHVEGRFRQATSQHVLSALARLAPGGRLVVITGESFRPSLKSFQSTFQRIGQSADVVFSAPIDGKVFARHGTTIDTRLTVIDKRAAGAEETAPADIDAAYHPICATTSDLLSVVLAHCPERRSPPPCPTTSALSVPSQPTRTNLHALRNAARKETRALAEERAKHPFDDIETAPLDYLPKAWSEPYGTLQDTVYEVYDLQAIRIDGAAEHPTALVQSAAMASVPPPVPSYRPVLPKTLVRDGLLSAPQLESVIYAGNAHETHLKGLFKRGEIEGQLIAAAEGDEGAFRLRKGWFLGDGTGCGKGRQVAGIILDNWLQGRRRSVWVSKSDKLIEDARRDWMALGGRESDIVPLSKFRQGSDIRLPEGILFVTYATLRSAEREGKAARLEQVTSWLGEGFDGVIAFDESHAMANAAGEKSDRGDKKASQQGLAGLALQNAVPDARVLYVSATGATVVGNLAYASRLGLWGTGDFPFVTRAEFVAAMEAGGIAAMEMISRDLKALGLYLARSLSYAGVEYEMLVHELTPAQVAIYDSYADAYQIIHTNLEAALQASGISSETGTLNPQAKSAARSAFESNKQRFFNHLITAMKCPSLIRAIEADLAAGHSAVIQVVSTSEAVMERRLEEIPPSEWDDLQVDFTPRENIMDYLMHSFPTRLFEPYTDESGDLRSRPAVDGDGNHIICREAERRRDELVEHLGALAPVQGALDQILWHFGGEAVAEVTGRKRRIVKTREGRLKVEKRPASSNLGETQAFMDDAKRILIFSDAGGTGRSYHADLGAKNQRLRVHYLLEPGWKADNAIQGLGRTNRTNQALPPLFRPVATDVKGEKRFLSTIARRLDTLGAITKGQRETGGQNMFRAEDNLESPYARAALRQFFYKLRAGKIDACSYARFQEMTGLTLDEADGTMKENLPPIQQFLNRCLALRIDMQDAIFEAFGGLLSAIIEDARQAGTLDVGLETLRAEKFEIVDRKVIFEHEATGATATALTVERTDRNDPLTLSRVKAICADNKGATLYWNKTSKRAALMVKAPAFMDEDGVPILRVKLLRPMATEILALTEFSKSHWEEIDDAMFEQLWQAEVDAVPQFTTSKITLICGLLLPIWDRLPADNMRIYRLQAEDGERAIGRLVSQEQLLNVYSRLGLDCQIEMSPQEVLSAVMEARTTLNLLGGYQLRRSLVMGQPRLELIGASGAALPRLKAMGCFAEVIQWKTRVFIPVDGTDVLARVLAEHPVGASAADVAA from the coding sequence ATGAACGCTCACCCCCATTCCGTCCAACTTGCAACCGAGCCCGAAGCCCCTGCCCTGCCGGATGCCCCACGCTTCGCCCAAAACCTGATGCAGGCTGCGAAAATCCTCGTCCCCGTTTTCGAGGCAGGCAGGTCCATCGACGCCGCCGCACTTCGCGCCGCGATGGAAGATGCTTGCGGTGCCAGTGACACAAGTGGTGCCTGGGTCTGGAAAGACGCCTATGAGGCGGCCGAGGTCGCCCAAATCCTTATACTCTCGCGCTACGGCGCGCTGATGCAGCGTCAGGCACTGTCGCCGCAGGCCTTCCTCACCATGATCGAACGTTTCACGGCTCTGGCCCCGTCTCACACGCGCCGCTCCGAAGACAGTATCCGTCTGCAACAGTTTTCCACGCCTTTGCCCCTCGCGGCCATCGTCGCGCAGGCCGCCGGGTTTCGGGACGACGACCTGATGCTCGAGCCGTCGACGGGCACGGGCATGCTGGCCATCTTTGCAAAGATCGCTGGTGCACGGTTGGCGCTGAATGAACTTGCCGACACGCGCCGCGCCCTACTGGGGCAGTTGTTCCCCGATGCCGCCGTATCTGACCACGATGCTGCCTCGATCGACGATCGTCTTGATCGCTCGATCACGCCCTCGGTCGTGGTGATGAACCCGCCGTTTTCCGCTGCCAACCATGTCGAGGGCCGGTTTAGGCAAGCGACCAGTCAGCATGTGCTTTCCGCCCTGGCACGCCTCGCGCCTGGTGGGCGGCTTGTCGTCATCACCGGCGAAAGCTTCCGTCCCTCTTTGAAATCCTTCCAGTCGACATTTCAGCGGATCGGCCAGAGCGCCGATGTCGTGTTTTCGGCCCCCATCGACGGCAAGGTCTTCGCACGGCATGGCACCACGATCGACACGCGGTTGACGGTAATCGATAAGCGCGCGGCTGGTGCTGAAGAGACCGCACCGGCTGATATTGACGCCGCCTATCATCCGATCTGCGCGACCACGAGTGATCTTCTCTCCGTAGTACTCGCCCATTGCCCGGAACGCCGCAGCCCCCCGCCCTGCCCCACCACATCGGCCCTTTCGGTCCCGTCTCAGCCGACCCGCACCAACCTCCACGCCCTGCGCAACGCAGCACGCAAAGAAACCCGTGCGCTCGCCGAGGAACGCGCGAAGCATCCGTTCGACGACATCGAGACGGCCCCGCTCGACTACTTGCCAAAAGCCTGGAGCGAACCCTATGGCACGTTGCAGGACACGGTCTACGAGGTCTATGACCTGCAGGCGATCCGGATCGACGGCGCGGCGGAGCATCCGACAGCACTTGTGCAATCCGCCGCCATGGCCTCGGTGCCGCCGCCCGTGCCGAGCTACCGCCCCGTTCTGCCGAAGACCCTCGTTCGAGACGGTCTCCTCTCTGCGCCGCAGCTCGAAAGCGTGATCTACGCGGGCAATGCACACGAGACGCATCTCAAAGGCTTGTTCAAGCGTGGCGAGATCGAAGGCCAACTGATTGCAGCGGCTGAGGGTGACGAAGGCGCCTTCCGCCTGCGCAAGGGCTGGTTCCTCGGTGATGGCACTGGATGCGGTAAAGGGCGACAGGTCGCGGGTATCATTCTCGACAACTGGCTGCAGGGGCGTCGCCGCTCGGTCTGGGTCTCGAAGAGCGACAAGCTCATCGAGGATGCGCGACGCGACTGGATGGCGCTCGGCGGGCGTGAAAGCGATATCGTGCCGCTCTCAAAATTCCGCCAAGGCAGCGACATACGCCTGCCCGAGGGCATCCTCTTCGTTACCTACGCCACGCTGCGCTCGGCTGAACGTGAGGGCAAGGCTGCCCGCCTCGAGCAAGTGACCTCCTGGCTCGGCGAGGGGTTCGACGGGGTCATCGCTTTTGATGAAAGCCACGCCATGGCCAATGCCGCCGGCGAAAAGTCCGACCGCGGCGACAAAAAGGCCTCTCAACAAGGCCTTGCGGGCCTCGCGCTGCAAAACGCCGTGCCCGACGCCCGCGTACTCTATGTCTCGGCCACCGGGGCGACGGTCGTTGGCAATCTTGCCTATGCTTCGCGCCTCGGTCTCTGGGGCACGGGAGATTTCCCCTTCGTGACGCGGGCAGAATTTGTCGCCGCGATGGAGGCCGGGGGCATCGCCGCCATGGAGATGATTTCCCGCGACCTGAAGGCGCTTGGGCTCTATCTCGCGCGGTCCCTCTCCTATGCCGGGGTCGAATACGAGATGCTGGTCCATGAGCTGACGCCCGCCCAGGTCGCGATCTACGACAGCTACGCTGATGCCTACCAGATCATCCACACCAACCTTGAGGCTGCCCTACAAGCCTCTGGCATTTCGTCTGAGACAGGCACCTTGAACCCTCAGGCCAAATCCGCCGCACGCTCGGCGTTTGAGAGCAACAAGCAGCGCTTCTTCAACCACCTCATCACCGCCATGAAATGCCCCTCGCTGATCCGCGCCATCGAGGCGGACCTGGCGGCGGGACATTCGGCGGTGATCCAGGTGGTGTCGACCAGCGAGGCGGTGATGGAACGGCGTCTCGAAGAGATCCCGCCTTCGGAGTGGGATGATCTGCAGGTCGATTTTACGCCGCGCGAGAACATCATGGACTACCTGATGCATTCCTTCCCGACGCGGCTCTTCGAGCCTTACACCGACGAGAGCGGGGATCTGCGCTCGCGCCCGGCCGTCGATGGCGATGGCAATCACATCATTTGCCGCGAGGCGGAGCGGCGGCGGGACGAGCTTGTCGAGCATCTCGGTGCCCTCGCCCCAGTACAGGGTGCTCTCGACCAGATCCTTTGGCATTTCGGAGGGGAGGCTGTGGCCGAGGTCACGGGGCGCAAACGGCGCATCGTGAAGACGCGGGAGGGGCGGCTCAAGGTCGAGAAGCGTCCCGCTTCCTCCAACCTCGGAGAAACCCAGGCCTTCATGGATGATGCCAAGCGCATCCTGATCTTCTCCGATGCCGGTGGCACCGGGCGCAGCTATCATGCCGATCTCGGGGCCAAGAACCAGCGCCTGCGGGTGCATTACCTCCTTGAGCCCGGCTGGAAGGCCGACAATGCGATCCAGGGGCTCGGGCGCACCAACCGCACCAATCAGGCGCTGCCGCCGCTGTTTCGACCCGTCGCAACAGACGTGAAGGGTGAGAAACGGTTCCTCTCCACCATCGCGCGCCGCCTCGACACGCTCGGGGCGATCACCAAGGGGCAGCGCGAAACCGGCGGCCAGAACATGTTCCGCGCCGAGGACAATCTTGAGAGCCCCTACGCACGCGCGGCGCTGCGACAGTTCTTCTACAAGCTGCGGGCGGGCAAGATCGACGCCTGCTCATATGCCAGGTTCCAGGAGATGACCGGGCTGACACTCGATGAGGCGGATGGCACGATGAAAGAGAATCTGCCGCCTATCCAGCAGTTCCTGAACCGCTGTCTGGCACTGCGGATCGACATGCAGGACGCGATCTTCGAGGCTTTCGGCGGGTTACTTTCGGCCATCATCGAGGACGCACGGCAGGCTGGCACGCTGGACGTCGGGCTAGAGACCCTGCGCGCCGAAAAATTCGAGATCGTCGACCGCAAGGTGATCTTCGAACATGAGGCGACGGGGGCGACGGCCACCGCCCTGACCGTTGAGCGTACGGATCGAAACGATCCGCTCACCCTGTCCCGCGTGAAAGCCATCTGCGCTGATAACAAAGGCGCGACGCTCTATTGGAACAAGACCTCCAAACGCGCGGCCCTGATGGTGAAGGCGCCGGCCTTCATGGATGAGGATGGCGTACCGATCCTGCGGGTGAAACTGCTACGGCCCATGGCGACCGAGATCCTCGCCCTCACCGAGTTCTCGAAATCGCACTGGGAAGAGATAGACGATGCGATGTTCGAACAGCTCTGGCAGGCTGAGGTCGACGCGGTGCCGCAGTTCACCACATCGAAGATCACGCTGATCTGCGGCCTCCTCCTGCCGATCTGGGACCGGCTTCCTGCCGACAACATGCGCATTTACCGCCTGCAGGCCGAGGACGGGGAGCGCGCTATCGGCCGTCTCGTCAGTCAGGAGCAGCTCCTGAATGTCTATTCACGCCTTGGTCTCGATTGTCAGATCGAGATGTCGCCGCAGGAAGTGCTCAGCGCGGTGATGGAAGCCAGGACGACCCTGAACCTCCTCGGCGGCTACCAGTTGCGCCGGTCGTTGGTCATGGGACAGCCGAGACTTGAGCTGATCGGCGCGTCGGGCGCGGCCCTGCCCCGTCTGAAAGCGATGGGTTGTTTTGCCGAGGTGATCCAGTGGAAGACTCGGGTGTTCATCCCAGTGGATGGCACTGACGTGCTGGCGCGGGTTCTGGCTGAGCACCCGGTGGGTGCCAGCGCAGCGGATGTCGCCGCATGA
- a CDS encoding helix-turn-helix domain-containing protein yields the protein MSAFETVSKGLEEALAFANGDLADAKVHEVSVAEVDVAEVRQRTGLSQAEFAKSIGVAKGTLLNWEHGRRHPTGPAQVLLALIAKKPSVVQDLLRGA from the coding sequence ATGAGTGCATTTGAAACCGTATCCAAGGGCCTCGAAGAGGCTCTGGCCTTCGCGAATGGCGATTTGGCCGACGCCAAAGTGCATGAAGTTTCCGTGGCGGAGGTCGATGTCGCCGAAGTCCGGCAACGGACGGGCCTGTCCCAGGCCGAGTTTGCGAAGAGCATTGGCGTCGCGAAAGGTACGCTCCTGAACTGGGAACACGGGCGCCGGCACCCGACAGGCCCAGCACAGGTTCTGCTGGCATTGATCGCCAAGAAGCCTTCCGTCGTACAGGACCTCTTGCGCGGGGCGTGA
- a CDS encoding DUF6915 family protein, with translation MAHPLHHAESSARRFGGVPDDYQHVHDWFDSSKEHLGLFVHRAQKHHTVGIYDAERVFGRSLINSAGRVVPIRWIGEQHVREDCQGRIPSLADWLGRIQPEPWMANGRIDNDPTQIGSDPRAAWVQAVAGHQTILGFEDWLLKVSVEHVQHRQNRAAA, from the coding sequence ATGGCACATCCTCTCCACCACGCCGAAAGCTCGGCCCGTAGATTTGGCGGTGTTCCAGATGATTACCAACATGTGCATGACTGGTTTGACTCATCTAAAGAGCACCTAGGTCTCTTTGTTCACAGAGCCCAAAAACATCATACGGTCGGGATCTATGATGCCGAGCGGGTGTTCGGTCGCAGCCTGATCAACAGCGCGGGCCGGGTCGTTCCGATCCGCTGGATCGGCGAGCAGCATGTGCGCGAAGACTGCCAGGGGCGTATCCCGTCACTGGCTGACTGGCTCGGACGCATACAACCCGAACCGTGGATGGCCAATGGCCGGATCGACAACGACCCGACGCAGATCGGCAGCGATCCGCGTGCGGCCTGGGTCCAGGCGGTTGCGGGTCACCAGACCATTCTTGGCTTTGAGGATTGGCTTCTCAAGGTCTCTGTCGAGCACGTCCAGCATCGCCAGAATCGCGCCGCCGCCTGA
- a CDS encoding DUF736 domain-containing protein, giving the protein MTTNCIKFTSADIETAKGVGSISTLTFDLDITVEPVASSNPMAPTHRVLGRSPRGKLVECGGIWKKQNKETGADYYTLTIRDHGFNANLGKAASQDDLSLQAIIPWGPKDAA; this is encoded by the coding sequence ATGACCACGAACTGCATCAAATTCACCAGCGCCGACATCGAAACCGCCAAAGGCGTCGGCTCCATCTCGACCCTGACCTTCGACCTCGACATCACGGTCGAACCCGTCGCGAGCTCGAACCCGATGGCCCCCACGCACCGCGTCCTCGGCCGCTCCCCGCGCGGCAAGCTGGTCGAATGCGGCGGCATCTGGAAGAAGCAGAACAAGGAGACCGGCGCAGACTACTACACGCTGACCATCCGCGACCACGGCTTCAACGCCAACCTCGGCAAGGCGGCAAGCCAGGACGATCTGTCCCTGCAGGCGATCATCCCCTGGGGCCCCAAAGACGCCGCGTGA
- a CDS encoding DUF3768 domain-containing protein produces MTTTLDLDPVKEAALVASQNDAFRRSILGNILVTDAPQGQFVMTRGVAALGPDAQLALTRSVASFDAFNADSDPQGWHEMGVIDLDGTKVWFKIDLYDVDYTYGSPEPSDPDQTRRVLTLLLPSEY; encoded by the coding sequence ATGACCACCACACTTGACCTCGATCCCGTTAAGGAAGCCGCACTCGTCGCTTCGCAGAATGACGCCTTTCGTCGCTCTATCCTTGGCAATATCCTCGTCACCGATGCCCCGCAGGGCCAGTTCGTGATGACCCGTGGCGTTGCAGCGCTTGGGCCCGATGCCCAGCTTGCTCTCACCCGCAGCGTGGCTTCATTTGACGCGTTCAACGCTGACAGCGACCCGCAAGGATGGCACGAGATGGGCGTCATCGACCTCGACGGCACGAAGGTCTGGTTCAAGATCGACCTGTACGACGTCGACTACACCTATGGCTCGCCTGAGCCCTCCGATCCTGATCAGACGCGCCGGGTCCTGACCCTGCTTCTGCCGTCGGAATACTGA
- a CDS encoding ParB/RepB/Spo0J family partition protein encodes MAKTTTRPKPATAKKTEATELSVPGGGTDIRMIPLDQLEPSPLNVRKVAASASDDAELLVSIRETGIKQNLVVHALSETRFAVDAGGRRLKALKQLAEDSVIPADHPVPCLVDDKRNAILTSATENLQRAAMHPADQFEAFEAMIAEGRSEDEIALKFGVSVDLVRRRLKLARVAPEIIEQFRAGDLTLECVMAFTLTDDHDRQLAVWNAVKGGYHIHPQSIKRHLTETAHSANSAIGRFVGIEAYEAAGGVLLRDLFDDRASAHMENPELLERLAIEKLQAAAKTFEGTWKWVEVHLSVDYGAFRSFGRVYPQDIDPDPDLLTEEERLIAREEELAAKNDGEDWTDAETEEYYAIEPRLREIEALQRERQPYADEDRAIAGVVLTIGHDGALRVEKGLVRPEDIPAAVVPSENSADAGDAPSPVRPNVTPPTSSTPVPTSDPAATLRKANGISASLADDLRATRQHILRAHLAADFEVAFDAMLYALCEQALGRSYNNEALDISIRPFQAQNREVLHSDTVAQKMLEALEQGLATDWITLEKPENFRAMSALPIAAKQALFAWATGLAVKPQLSSDNRPSPIIEEIGARLDVDVAACWRPTAQNYWGRVNKGHAVATARKLIGDDYAEDRNRERKGDIAAAMERAFAETAGETEGFDAATVVRTTRWLPDGMVFAGAAEAVADMAGEAPETEEGDVSAEDSLSDAESDEPSSLPAFLSEDAA; translated from the coding sequence ATGGCCAAGACCACAACCCGCCCGAAACCCGCCACTGCGAAGAAAACCGAAGCCACTGAGTTGTCCGTGCCTGGCGGCGGGACCGACATCCGGATGATCCCGCTCGACCAGTTGGAGCCGAGCCCGCTCAACGTTCGAAAAGTTGCGGCCAGCGCCAGCGACGATGCTGAGCTCCTCGTCAGTATCCGCGAGACCGGAATTAAACAGAATCTGGTGGTTCATGCGCTGTCAGAGACACGTTTTGCAGTCGATGCCGGCGGTCGTCGCCTCAAGGCGCTGAAGCAGCTCGCTGAGGACAGCGTCATCCCCGCCGATCACCCCGTGCCCTGCCTCGTCGATGATAAGCGCAACGCCATCCTTACTTCTGCAACTGAAAACCTCCAGCGCGCGGCGATGCACCCCGCCGACCAGTTCGAGGCTTTTGAGGCGATGATCGCCGAGGGCCGCAGCGAAGACGAGATCGCGCTCAAATTCGGCGTCTCCGTCGACCTGGTGCGCCGCCGCCTCAAACTCGCCCGTGTCGCGCCCGAGATCATCGAGCAGTTCCGCGCGGGTGATCTGACCCTTGAATGCGTGATGGCTTTCACACTGACCGACGACCATGATCGCCAGCTGGCGGTCTGGAACGCAGTGAAGGGCGGCTATCACATCCATCCGCAAAGCATCAAACGCCATCTTACCGAGACCGCCCATTCGGCGAACTCGGCCATCGGGCGCTTTGTCGGCATTGAGGCCTATGAGGCGGCGGGTGGTGTTCTGCTGCGCGATCTCTTCGACGACCGCGCCAGCGCCCATATGGAGAACCCCGAACTCCTAGAGCGTCTCGCCATCGAAAAGCTGCAGGCTGCGGCGAAAACCTTCGAGGGAACGTGGAAATGGGTCGAGGTGCATCTCTCGGTGGATTACGGCGCGTTTCGCAGCTTCGGGCGGGTCTATCCGCAGGACATCGACCCCGATCCGGACCTGCTCACCGAAGAAGAACGTCTCATTGCGCGCGAGGAAGAACTGGCGGCGAAGAATGACGGCGAGGACTGGACGGACGCGGAGACGGAAGAATATTATGCCATCGAGCCGCGCCTGCGCGAGATCGAGGCCCTGCAACGCGAACGGCAGCCTTACGCGGACGAAGATCGTGCCATCGCGGGCGTGGTTCTGACCATCGGTCATGACGGCGCGCTGCGTGTCGAGAAAGGCCTCGTGCGGCCAGAAGATATCCCCGCTGCGGTCGTCCCGAGCGAAAATAGTGCTGACGCGGGTGATGCCCCGTCTCCTGTCCGCCCGAACGTGACGCCGCCAACCTCCTCGACACCGGTGCCCACCTCCGACCCGGCCGCGACCTTGCGCAAGGCGAACGGGATTTCGGCGAGCCTCGCCGACGATCTGCGCGCGACGCGTCAGCATATCCTTCGGGCGCATCTGGCGGCGGATTTCGAGGTGGCGTTCGATGCGATGCTCTACGCGCTCTGCGAGCAGGCTCTGGGGCGGTCCTACAACAACGAGGCGCTCGATATCTCGATCCGGCCCTTCCAGGCGCAGAACCGCGAGGTGCTGCATTCGGATACTGTTGCCCAGAAGATGCTCGAGGCGCTGGAGCAGGGCCTCGCCACCGACTGGATTACGCTGGAGAAGCCCGAAAACTTCCGGGCGATGTCGGCGCTGCCCATTGCCGCCAAGCAGGCGCTTTTCGCCTGGGCGACGGGTCTGGCAGTCAAGCCGCAGCTTTCCTCCGACAATCGCCCCTCCCCGATCATCGAGGAGATCGGCGCGCGTCTTGACGTCGATGTGGCGGCCTGCTGGCGCCCGACTGCTCAGAATTACTGGGGTCGGGTCAACAAGGGGCATGCGGTCGCTACCGCGCGCAAGCTCATTGGCGACGATTACGCCGAAGATCGCAATCGCGAGCGTAAGGGCGATATCGCGGCCGCGATGGAGCGGGCCTTCGCGGAAACGGCCGGCGAGACGGAAGGGTTCGACGCCGCAACGGTTGTCAGGACGACGCGCTGGCTGCCCGACGGGATGGTGTTTGCCGGTGCGGCGGAGGCTGTTGCCGACATGGCAGGCGAAGCGCCGGAGACCGAGGAGGGGGATGTGTCCGCCGAAGATTCTCTGAGCGACGCCGAGAGCGATGAACCGTCGTCCTTGCCCGCCTTCCTCAGCGAGGATGCGGCTTGA
- a CDS encoding DUF6878 family protein translates to MTQANDFYAQMLEAQRRAAEQRVETRAALLTELRGLGVTGLDVQYEGYGDSGNVEEVVVTPDTITLTEELRRRVEDFGWDFAYALSPGFENNEGGYGELTWALETDKIDVSHSNRFIETDTTEHEGL, encoded by the coding sequence ATGACACAAGCAAATGATTTCTACGCGCAGATGCTCGAAGCCCAGAGACGGGCAGCCGAACAGCGGGTCGAGACCCGCGCAGCCCTTCTCACCGAACTGCGCGGCCTCGGCGTGACCGGCCTCGACGTGCAATATGAAGGCTATGGCGATTCCGGCAATGTCGAGGAGGTCGTCGTGACGCCTGACACGATTACCCTGACAGAAGAGCTGCGGCGACGGGTCGAAGATTTCGGCTGGGACTTTGCCTATGCGCTGAGCCCTGGCTTCGAAAACAACGAGGGCGGCTATGGCGAATTGACCTGGGCGCTCGAGACGGACAAGATCGATGTCAGCCACTCGAACCGCTTCATCGAGACCGACACCACAGAACATGAGGGGCTCTGA